In Bacillota bacterium, one DNA window encodes the following:
- a CDS encoding 4Fe-4S dicluster domain-containing protein: protein MGTPGRKWGMAIDLQRCVGCWTCSIACKVEHNVPMGLTWNRILTEGGAAIDEPKGTYPDLEMQYIPVACQHCEDAPCVKVCPVSATYKRADGIVAIDYDRCIGCRYCMAACPYGVRVFNWGEPVPLVAGVKLGDAAVPDRRRGVVEKCDFCMERVDRGEQPFCVEVCPERARVFGDLNDPNSEVSVLIREKGGTQLLAEAGTRPQVYYLPRQRQRREMQIG from the coding sequence ATGGGCACCCCGGGTCGGAAGTGGGGCATGGCGATCGACCTGCAGCGTTGCGTCGGCTGCTGGACCTGTTCGATCGCCTGCAAAGTGGAGCACAACGTGCCGATGGGCCTGACCTGGAACCGGATCCTCACCGAGGGCGGCGCCGCCATCGACGAGCCCAAGGGCACCTACCCGGATCTGGAGATGCAGTATATCCCGGTGGCCTGCCAGCACTGCGAGGACGCACCCTGCGTCAAGGTGTGCCCCGTCTCCGCCACGTACAAGCGGGCCGACGGAATCGTCGCCATCGATTACGACCGCTGCATCGGCTGCCGCTACTGCATGGCCGCCTGCCCTTACGGCGTGCGGGTCTTCAACTGGGGCGAGCCGGTGCCCCTGGTCGCCGGTGTCAAGCTGGGCGATGCGGCGGTGCCCGATCGCCGGCGCGGCGTCGTGGAGAAGTGCGACTTCTGCATGGAGCGCGTCGACCGCGGCGAGCAGCCGTTCTGCGTCGAGGTCTGCCCGGAGAGGGCGCGGGTGTTCGGGGATCTCAACGATCCCAACAGTGAGGTGTCCGTCCTGATTCGCGAGAAGGGCGGCACCCAGCTCTTGGCCGAGGCCGGGACCCGGCCCCAGGTCTACTACCTGCCGCGCCAGCGGCAGCGCAGGGAGATGCAGATCGGATGA
- the nrfD gene encoding polysulfide reductase NrfD has protein sequence MSVATKSGVARRQAGGFTAWMAVLAAVALAGLLGWIYQLSRGLVVTHMRDVTSWGLYITAFMFFVGLSAGGLIISAAANLFNAKHFKPVALPALVLSLASILVAAALIIVDLGMPQRILNLVLHPQFVSPLMWDVLVITTYILVEVAYLWAMATRRASVVRLLAMVALPVAVLVHSVTAWIFGLLVARPYWNSAIMAPLFVASALDSGLALLIVVLWLLHRAGLWRVERTQFHQLANLLAVLVPVDLFMMAAEMLTGTYAGSGTAEGAFMLRAMTGPYAWALWTEIGLALVAFVALCWERVRTHPSAVAGLSVLVVLSVFFKRIALMAGAMTEPYLHLPPGVSMGEPQPAGTAVFQTSQMYAPSALEWLIFAGVVATAALAFSWVARSWLAPLWASMGRPESYAEEHA, from the coding sequence ATGAGCGTGGCGACGAAGTCCGGCGTGGCGCGCCGCCAAGCGGGCGGGTTCACGGCGTGGATGGCGGTGCTGGCCGCGGTGGCGCTTGCGGGCTTGCTGGGGTGGATCTACCAGCTGAGCCGCGGCCTGGTGGTCACCCACATGCGGGACGTGACCAGCTGGGGCCTCTACATCACCGCCTTCATGTTCTTCGTGGGGCTCTCGGCGGGCGGCCTGATCATCTCGGCGGCGGCCAACCTCTTCAACGCCAAGCACTTCAAGCCGGTGGCGCTGCCGGCGCTGGTGCTCTCGCTCGCCTCGATCCTGGTCGCGGCAGCCCTGATCATCGTGGACCTGGGCATGCCCCAGCGGATCCTCAACCTCGTGCTCCACCCGCAGTTCGTCTCGCCGCTGATGTGGGATGTCTTGGTGATCACCACCTACATCCTGGTCGAGGTGGCCTACCTGTGGGCCATGGCGACCCGGAGGGCCTCCGTCGTCCGCCTGCTGGCCATGGTGGCGCTTCCGGTGGCGGTCCTCGTCCACTCGGTCACCGCCTGGATCTTCGGCCTGCTCGTGGCGCGGCCCTACTGGAACTCGGCCATCATGGCCCCGCTCTTCGTCGCATCGGCGTTGGACTCGGGGCTGGCGCTCCTGATCGTCGTCCTGTGGCTGCTCCACCGCGCCGGTCTCTGGAGGGTGGAGCGCACCCAGTTCCATCAACTGGCGAATCTGCTGGCCGTCCTGGTTCCGGTGGACCTCTTCATGATGGCGGCGGAGATGCTGACCGGAACCTATGCGGGGTCGGGAACGGCCGAGGGTGCGTTCATGCTGCGCGCGATGACCGGGCCCTATGCCTGGGCGCTCTGGACGGAGATCGGCTTGGCCCTGGTCGCCTTCGTCGCCCTCTGCTGGGAGCGCGTCCGGACCCATCCCTCGGCGGTGGCAGGGCTCTCCGTCCTGGTGGTGCTGAGCGTCTTCTTCAAGCGCATCGCCCTGATGGCGGGTGCGATGACCGAGCCGTACCTCCACCTGCCGCCGGGCGTCAGCATGGGGGAGCCCCAGCCGGCGGGGACGGCGGTCTTCCAGACCAGCCAGATGTACGCTCCCTCGGCCCTCGAGTGGCTGATCTTCGCAGGTGTGGTGGCCACGGCGGCGCTCGCCTTCAGCTGGGTGGCGCGCTCCTGGCTGGCACCGCTCTGGGCTTCCATGGGCCGGCCGGAGAGCTACGCCGAAGAGCATGCCTAG
- a CDS encoding 4Fe-4S dicluster domain-containing protein → MLGPALESLERLIRRWEAAPVRFRPERCVRGRHAAGGCRACVVACPFGAIRLGPPASPSAVEVDGARCKGCGLCIPACPTEALDGTVWAAPGGATSFRCAGAGAARRDEATVPCLGALDLPVLLEGTVRDMRAVRGRCEGCALAPGWAAFERRLAQARELALLNGLDLRWAVVEEAEVQGSEERSPAGSGESGAGASAAAGASAAVVRRLSRREFFRAARQEAAADLVAAALPEPAPRLWAGGRLPHATGRRRRELARWWPLEVGAAPGPAAPEGEVELPLWRLRLERSEGWGGCAGCGICAEVCPEGALGWQAAAGPAAIPGRAAGEGAVRSALAFEAWRCSGCGLCRDVCPAGGLHLEPGLLPLSPEPSVLVEGYRQPCARCGTPFFSSRQESLCPACRLDASLVIAPMLGPGGGDAGGEGG, encoded by the coding sequence GTGCTGGGACCGGCGCTGGAGAGCCTGGAGCGTCTGATCCGACGCTGGGAGGCGGCGCCGGTCCGCTTCCGGCCGGAGCGCTGCGTCCGGGGGCGCCACGCCGCGGGCGGGTGCAGGGCTTGTGTGGTGGCCTGCCCCTTCGGGGCCATTCGCCTGGGGCCGCCTGCCTCCCCCTCCGCGGTGGAGGTGGACGGCGCGCGCTGCAAGGGGTGCGGGCTCTGCATCCCGGCCTGTCCCACCGAGGCCCTCGACGGGACCGTGTGGGCGGCCCCCGGGGGAGCGACCTCCTTCCGCTGCGCCGGAGCGGGCGCCGCGCGCCGTGACGAGGCGACCGTGCCCTGCCTCGGCGCCCTCGACCTGCCCGTCCTGCTCGAGGGGACGGTCCGCGACATGAGAGCAGTCCGCGGTCGGTGCGAGGGATGCGCCCTGGCACCGGGCTGGGCCGCCTTCGAGCGGCGCCTGGCCCAGGCACGGGAGCTGGCGCTCCTCAACGGCCTCGATCTGCGCTGGGCGGTGGTGGAGGAGGCGGAGGTGCAGGGGAGCGAAGAGAGAAGCCCGGCGGGCAGCGGGGAGAGCGGGGCAGGCGCCTCCGCGGCAGCAGGGGCATCAGCGGCCGTGGTCCGCCGCCTGTCGAGGCGGGAGTTCTTCCGCGCGGCGAGGCAGGAAGCGGCCGCCGACCTGGTGGCCGCAGCCCTGCCGGAGCCTGCGCCCCGGCTCTGGGCCGGCGGACGGCTGCCCCACGCGACCGGGAGGCGCCGCCGAGAGCTCGCGCGCTGGTGGCCGCTCGAGGTGGGAGCTGCGCCTGGGCCGGCTGCCCCGGAGGGGGAGGTGGAGCTGCCCCTCTGGCGTCTGCGGCTGGAGCGGAGCGAGGGCTGGGGCGGATGCGCGGGCTGCGGCATCTGTGCCGAGGTCTGCCCCGAGGGCGCGCTCGGTTGGCAGGCGGCTGCCGGGCCGGCAGCGATCCCGGGCCGGGCGGCGGGCGAGGGCGCGGTGCGGAGCGCCCTGGCGTTCGAGGCGTGGCGCTGTTCCGGCTGTGGGCTCTGCCGGGATGTCTGCCCGGCGGGCGGACTCCACCTGGAACCCGGCCTCCTCCCGCTCTCGCCCGAGCCGTCGGTCCTGGTGGAGGGCTATCGTCAGCCGTGCGCCCGCTGCGGCACGCCCTTCTTCTCCAGCCGCCAGGAGAGTCTCTGCCCGGCCTGCCGCCTGGATGCGAGCCTGGTGATCGCTCCGATGCTCGGTCCGGGAGGCGGCGACGCCGGTGGCGAAGGGGGATGA
- a CDS encoding molecular chaperone TorD family protein, whose translation MSMARKGLAEASRLKSRAGNRHLVYHMLSAAWKPPSDGLFHDLGSGLFAQSLELLLGGLYEAEGLQLSGLGEDFAALRPATAGPAVLRDELGAEYIRLFVANVHVPCPPYESAWRERPDQESFGQLWGGSTLDVLAAYREAGLEPAEGIDDVPDHLGMELEFMAHLAREESEGWRAADPDTARSFQERERRFLTGHLAVWVPDFCRAVRREADLPFYRGLARVTEAFILWERDSSLPAPAPPA comes from the coding sequence ATGAGCATGGCGCGAAAGGGCTTGGCGGAGGCGAGCCGGCTGAAGAGCCGTGCGGGCAACCGGCATCTCGTCTACCACATGCTGTCCGCGGCCTGGAAACCGCCCAGCGACGGACTTTTCCATGACCTGGGCAGCGGTCTCTTCGCCCAGAGTCTCGAGCTCCTGCTGGGCGGGCTGTACGAGGCGGAAGGGCTGCAGCTGTCCGGGCTCGGGGAGGACTTCGCCGCGCTCCGGCCGGCCACCGCGGGTCCGGCCGTCTTGCGGGACGAACTCGGGGCCGAGTACATCCGCCTCTTTGTGGCCAACGTCCACGTGCCCTGCCCACCGTACGAGTCGGCGTGGCGGGAGCGCCCGGACCAGGAGTCGTTCGGGCAGCTGTGGGGCGGGAGCACGCTGGACGTGCTGGCCGCCTACCGGGAGGCGGGCCTGGAGCCGGCGGAGGGGATCGACGACGTGCCCGACCACCTGGGGATGGAACTCGAGTTCATGGCGCATCTGGCTCGCGAGGAGTCCGAGGGATGGCGCGCGGCCGACCCCGACACCGCTCGCTCGTTCCAGGAGCGCGAACGGCGCTTCCTGACCGGGCACCTGGCGGTCTGGGTTCCGGATTTCTGCAGGGCCGTCCGGCGCGAGGCGGACCTCCCCTTCTACCGCGGCTTGGCCCGGGTCACGGAGGCCTTCATCCTGTGGGAGAGGGACTCCAGCCTCCCGGCGCCTGCGCCGCCCGCATGA
- a CDS encoding CBS domain-containing protein — MFVRKIMIDDVVSVPDNATLDEARAVMEARRLRAVPVVHEGRPVGVLELLELHRLGVGHPSPEAPGTRLVSALMQPAPPTVTPDTPFEEAAARMAGQTVSFLPVVDDRGLLVGVVTRDALFRQMLHLLGWDRPDIPRLALLVPEQPGQVERIGRTVREMGGNITHMATDRSETFGLYTLLLRIQVGDFDRLVEALERQGFRTLDRSHPASARPVSAGSDGDGAGADQSPERGA, encoded by the coding sequence ATGTTCGTCAGGAAGATCATGATCGACGACGTGGTCAGCGTCCCGGACAACGCCACCCTGGACGAGGCCCGGGCGGTGATGGAGGCCCGGAGGCTCCGCGCGGTCCCCGTGGTCCATGAGGGGCGACCCGTGGGGGTGCTGGAGCTGCTGGAGCTCCACCGCCTGGGCGTGGGCCACCCCTCGCCCGAAGCGCCGGGCACCCGGCTGGTCTCGGCGCTGATGCAGCCGGCCCCTCCCACGGTGACGCCCGACACGCCCTTCGAGGAGGCGGCCGCGCGCATGGCGGGCCAGACGGTCAGCTTCCTGCCCGTGGTCGACGACCGGGGGCTGCTGGTCGGCGTGGTCACCCGTGACGCGCTCTTCCGCCAGATGCTCCACCTCCTGGGCTGGGACCGGCCGGACATCCCCCGCCTGGCGCTCCTGGTGCCCGAGCAGCCGGGACAGGTGGAGCGGATCGGCCGCACCGTCCGCGAGATGGGCGGCAACATCACCCACATGGCCACCGACCGTTCGGAGACCTTCGGCCTCTACACCCTGCTCCTGCGCATCCAGGTGGGCGACTTCGACCGCCTGGTGGAGGCGCTGGAGCGCCAGGGGTTCCGGACGCTGGACCGCTCGCATCCCGCCTCCGCGCGGCCGGTCTCGGCGGGGTCGGACGGCGACGGGGCCGGTGCGGATCAGTCGCCGGAACGCGGCGCGTAG
- the hpt gene encoding hypoxanthine phosphoribosyltransferase encodes MSKDGAPGGGWAAHPDVERVLLPAERIQARVRELGLEIARDFAGRRPLLVGILRGAVIFMADLVRAIPMEVRMDFMAVSSYGTSSRSSGVVRILHDLGENIEGDDVVIVEDVIDSGLTLAYLRETLATRRPRVLRTCTLLQKDSPAARRVGADYVGFVTPNEFLVGYGLDYAGRYRNLPYVGVLRREVYAGGAEPDGGEGS; translated from the coding sequence GTGTCGAAGGACGGCGCGCCGGGCGGGGGCTGGGCGGCCCATCCGGACGTGGAGCGGGTGCTCCTTCCTGCGGAGCGGATCCAGGCGCGGGTCCGGGAGCTGGGGCTCGAGATCGCCCGCGACTTCGCCGGGCGACGGCCGCTGCTGGTGGGCATCCTGCGCGGAGCGGTCATCTTCATGGCCGACCTGGTGCGGGCCATCCCGATGGAGGTGCGGATGGACTTCATGGCCGTCTCCAGCTACGGCACGTCCAGCCGCTCCTCGGGCGTGGTCCGGATCCTGCACGACCTGGGCGAGAACATCGAGGGCGACGACGTGGTCATCGTGGAGGACGTCATCGACTCGGGGCTGACGCTGGCCTACCTGAGGGAGACGCTGGCCACGCGCCGGCCGCGGGTGCTGAGGACGTGCACGCTCCTGCAGAAGGATTCGCCGGCGGCGCGCCGGGTGGGGGCGGACTACGTCGGCTTCGTCACGCCCAACGAGTTCCTGGTCGGCTACGGGCTCGACTACGCGGGCCGCTACCGGAACCTGCCGTACGTCGGCGTCCTCCGGCGCGAGGTCTACGCCGGCGGCGCCGAGCCGGACGGGGGCGAGGGGAGTTGA
- the guaA gene encoding glutamine-hydrolyzing GMP synthase, giving the protein MTVPAEETVLVVDFGAQYAQLIARRIRELGVYSEIVPAAEALRRVREARPGALVLSGGPASVYEPGAPRLEPELFASGLPVLGICYGMQLMALALGGEVAGGGGEYGPAELRLAPPPGAGGLFQGVPAEAQVWMSHGDQVRAVPEGFLPLAATERTPVAAMGDPRRRLYGLQFHPEVSHTRYGREILANFLFRVAGLRPSWSMGDFIEEAVAEIRAAVGDGRAIAALSGGVDSAVAATLAHRALGDRLVAVFVDHGLLRQGEPEAVRATFEPLLGRRFVAVDAGERFLGRLRGVTDPEEKRKRVGEEFIRTFEELARRLEAEGPIGWLVQGTLYPDVVESGGPGAATIKSHHNVGGLPERMDLRLVEPLRRLFKDEVREIGRRLGLPEEIVGREPFPGPGLAIRILGEVTEAKLATLRQADAIVREEIRQAGLAGRLWQAFAVLTPLASVGVMGDHRTYEQTLVVRAVTSEDGMTADWARLPYDVLERISTRVVNEVAGVNRVVYDITSKPPATIEWE; this is encoded by the coding sequence GTGACGGTGCCGGCGGAGGAGACGGTCCTGGTCGTCGACTTCGGCGCCCAGTACGCGCAGCTGATCGCCCGCCGCATCCGCGAGCTGGGCGTCTACTCGGAGATCGTGCCGGCGGCGGAGGCGCTCCGGCGGGTCCGGGAAGCCCGGCCGGGCGCCCTTGTCCTGAGCGGCGGGCCGGCCAGCGTCTACGAGCCCGGCGCGCCGCGCCTGGAGCCCGAGCTCTTCGCAAGCGGGTTGCCGGTCCTGGGGATCTGCTACGGCATGCAGCTGATGGCGCTGGCCCTGGGCGGCGAGGTGGCGGGCGGGGGCGGCGAGTACGGGCCGGCCGAGCTGCGGCTGGCCCCGCCGCCCGGGGCGGGCGGCCTCTTCCAGGGGGTGCCCGCGGAGGCGCAGGTCTGGATGAGCCACGGGGACCAGGTGAGGGCGGTTCCGGAGGGCTTCCTGCCGCTGGCCGCGACGGAGCGGACGCCGGTGGCGGCCATGGGCGACCCGCGGCGGCGGCTCTACGGCCTCCAGTTCCACCCGGAGGTGAGCCACACCCGGTACGGGCGCGAGATCCTGGCCAACTTCCTCTTCCGCGTGGCGGGGCTGCGCCCGAGCTGGTCCATGGGCGACTTCATCGAGGAGGCGGTGGCCGAGATCCGCGCGGCCGTGGGCGACGGGCGGGCCATCGCGGCGCTCTCCGGCGGCGTCGACTCCGCGGTGGCCGCGACGCTGGCGCACCGCGCGCTGGGCGACCGGCTGGTGGCGGTCTTCGTCGATCACGGGCTCCTCCGCCAGGGCGAGCCGGAGGCGGTCCGCGCCACCTTCGAGCCGCTCCTGGGCCGGCGTTTCGTCGCCGTCGACGCCGGGGAGCGCTTCCTCGGCCGGCTGCGCGGCGTCACCGACCCCGAGGAGAAGAGGAAGCGGGTGGGCGAGGAGTTCATCCGCACCTTCGAGGAGCTGGCGCGGCGGCTGGAGGCGGAGGGACCCATCGGCTGGCTGGTCCAGGGGACGCTCTACCCGGACGTGGTCGAGAGCGGCGGGCCGGGGGCGGCGACCATCAAGAGCCACCACAACGTGGGCGGCCTGCCCGAGCGGATGGATCTCCGCCTCGTGGAGCCGCTCCGCCGCCTCTTCAAGGACGAGGTGCGGGAGATCGGGCGCAGGCTGGGGCTGCCGGAGGAGATCGTCGGCCGCGAGCCGTTCCCGGGGCCGGGGCTGGCCATCCGCATCCTGGGCGAGGTGACGGAGGCGAAGCTGGCCACGCTCCGCCAGGCCGACGCCATCGTCCGCGAGGAGATCCGCCAGGCCGGCCTGGCCGGCCGCCTCTGGCAGGCCTTCGCGGTGCTGACGCCGCTCGCCAGCGTGGGCGTGATGGGCGACCACCGCACCTACGAGCAGACGCTGGTGGTGCGCGCCGTGACCAGCGAGGACGGCATGACGGCCGACTGGGCGCGGCTGCCCTATGATGTGCTGGAGAGGATCTCCACCCGGGTGGTCAACGAGGTGGCCGGCGTCAACCGCGTCGTCTACGACATCACCTCGAAGCCCCCGGCGACCATCGAGTGGGAGTGA
- a CDS encoding HAMP domain-containing sensor histidine kinase — protein sequence MRWIRSVHERVSMLWKVMIANGVIIIIGAVGGVALTLWGIRAGGVLETMLPFVVLGLSATLAINFLLVELAFRPIYQLRDVMEAVERGQLDARAPEIRDDPDVRRVAETLNAMLDRLQEQRRTAASQILKALEQERKRIARELHDETSQALATLLLNLELTSRALPHCSDDQGGSQVIQARKRLQESRELVEQTLDEVRKLTMDLRPTVLDDLGLVPALRWYAHTKLDPAGVQVELDVTGFDHRLPDEMETVIFRVAQEAITNVLLHARAQRVSVELHEEPDLLYLRIQDDGRGFSPEQILAQPERSIGLAGMRERAALVEGRLEIHSRPGQGTTVELAIPRKEGALQDATHTRAAG from the coding sequence GTGCGCTGGATCAGGAGCGTGCATGAGCGGGTCTCGATGCTCTGGAAGGTGATGATCGCCAACGGGGTGATCATCATCATCGGCGCGGTCGGCGGCGTCGCGCTGACCCTCTGGGGGATCCGCGCCGGCGGGGTGCTGGAGACGATGCTCCCCTTCGTCGTCCTGGGGCTGTCGGCCACGCTGGCGATCAACTTCCTCCTGGTGGAGCTGGCCTTCCGGCCCATCTACCAGCTGCGCGACGTGATGGAGGCGGTGGAGCGCGGCCAGCTCGACGCCCGCGCGCCGGAGATCCGGGACGACCCCGACGTCCGCCGGGTGGCGGAGACGCTCAACGCCATGCTGGACCGGCTGCAGGAGCAGCGGCGGACCGCGGCCTCGCAGATCCTGAAGGCGCTGGAGCAGGAGAGGAAGCGGATCGCCCGGGAGCTCCACGACGAGACCAGCCAGGCGCTGGCCACGCTCCTGCTCAACCTGGAGCTGACCAGCAGGGCGCTTCCGCACTGCAGCGACGACCAGGGCGGGAGCCAGGTGATCCAGGCGCGGAAACGCCTGCAGGAGAGCCGCGAGCTGGTGGAGCAGACGCTGGACGAGGTGCGGAAACTGACCATGGACCTCCGCCCGACCGTGCTGGACGACCTGGGGCTGGTGCCGGCCCTCCGCTGGTACGCCCACACCAAGCTGGATCCGGCCGGCGTCCAGGTGGAGCTGGACGTGACCGGCTTCGATCACCGGCTGCCGGACGAGATGGAGACCGTCATCTTTCGCGTCGCCCAGGAGGCGATCACCAACGTCCTCCTGCACGCCCGCGCCCAGCGCGTCTCCGTGGAGCTACACGAGGAGCCCGATCTTCTCTATCTTCGGATACAGGACGACGGGCGCGGCTTCTCGCCGGAACAGATCCTCGCCCAGCCCGAACGGAGCATCGGTCTGGCCGGCATGCGGGAACGGGCCGCCCTGGTGGAGGGACGGCTCGAGATCCACTCCCGCCCGGGTCAGGGGACCACGGTCGAGCTCGCCATCCCCCGGAAGGAAGGGGCCCTTCAGGATGCAACGCATACGCGTGCTGCTGGTTGA
- a CDS encoding response regulator transcription factor — MQRIRVLLVDDHTILREGIRSLLEEQEDIEVVGEAGDGVQAVELADRLLPDVVLMDIGLPRMNGVDATQAILRRHPEVRVLVLTMHDNEEYVRTIMQAGASGYVLKRSAARELVSAIRAVHEGHTVLNPELSRAVFAGSHAEGGGQPLLPRLQAPDVLTEREQEVLRLIARGHTNQEIADKLMISIKTVQAHRGNIMEKLDLHDAVELTKYALRVGLISLDESEEPD; from the coding sequence ATGCAACGCATACGCGTGCTGCTGGTTGACGACCACACCATCCTCCGCGAAGGGATCCGCTCGCTGCTCGAGGAGCAGGAGGACATCGAGGTGGTGGGCGAGGCGGGCGACGGCGTCCAGGCGGTGGAGCTGGCGGACCGGCTCCTGCCCGACGTGGTGCTGATGGACATCGGGCTGCCGCGCATGAACGGCGTCGACGCCACCCAGGCCATCCTCCGCCGTCACCCGGAGGTGCGGGTGCTGGTCCTCACCATGCACGACAACGAGGAGTACGTCCGCACCATCATGCAGGCGGGCGCCTCGGGCTACGTGCTCAAGCGCTCGGCGGCACGGGAGCTGGTCTCCGCCATCCGCGCCGTCCACGAGGGCCATACGGTCCTCAACCCCGAGCTGAGCCGGGCGGTCTTCGCCGGCAGCCACGCCGAGGGCGGCGGCCAGCCGCTCCTGCCGCGGCTCCAGGCGCCGGACGTGCTGACCGAGCGGGAGCAGGAGGTGCTCCGCCTGATCGCCCGCGGTCACACCAACCAGGAGATCGCGGACAAGCTGATGATCAGCATCAAGACCGTCCAGGCCCACCGCGGCAACATCATGGAGAAGCTGGACCTGCACGACGCGGTGGAGCTGACCAAGTACGCGCTCCGGGTGGGCCTCATCTCGCTGGACGAGTCGGAGGAACCGGACTGA
- the purB gene encoding adenylosuccinate lyase, with protein MDPRYIRPEMGVLWSDKARLERWQRVEAAAARASAEAGVIPAEAARAIAAAPPVDPEAVQREEAVVQHDLIAFTTVLARSLGEAGRWLHYGLTSNDVKDTALGLALRDAVDLLLEDLERLRLAVAAEARRHRETLMAGRTHGMLAEPITFGVKLAGWHAELLRHRERLRRAREEVAVGKLSGAVGVFGFLPPEVEERAMALLGLRAEPVATQVVARDRLAALAGALITLAGGVERFALEIRHLQRSELGELFEPFRGGQKGSSAMPHKRNPEKAERLTGLARLVRNEAAALFEDQALWHERDISHSSVERVVLPDLFEALDYALTLLRQLVEGWEVQPGRMRRNLEAGGGLIASERVLLALVEAGWSRERAYEHVQRAAFRAWERGDGFRAELEADAEVRAALDPSRLDRLFDPRAGLGHVDQLFRRAGIEAE; from the coding sequence ATGGACCCGCGGTACATCCGGCCCGAGATGGGCGTCCTCTGGAGCGACAAGGCCCGCCTGGAGCGCTGGCAGCGGGTGGAGGCGGCGGCCGCCCGGGCGTCGGCCGAGGCGGGGGTGATCCCGGCCGAGGCCGCCCGGGCCATCGCCGCCGCGCCCCCCGTCGACCCGGAGGCGGTGCAGCGCGAGGAAGCGGTGGTCCAGCACGACCTGATCGCCTTCACCACCGTGCTCGCCCGCTCCCTGGGGGAGGCGGGCCGGTGGCTCCACTACGGCCTCACCTCCAACGACGTCAAGGACACGGCGCTCGGCCTGGCGCTCCGGGACGCGGTGGACCTGCTTCTGGAGGACCTGGAGCGTCTCCGCCTGGCGGTGGCGGCGGAGGCGCGGCGCCACCGGGAGACGCTGATGGCCGGGCGGACCCACGGCATGCTGGCCGAGCCCATCACCTTCGGCGTCAAGCTGGCCGGATGGCACGCCGAGCTCCTCCGCCACCGCGAGCGGCTCCGCCGGGCGCGCGAGGAGGTGGCGGTGGGGAAGCTGTCGGGGGCGGTGGGCGTCTTCGGCTTCCTGCCGCCGGAGGTGGAGGAGCGGGCGATGGCGCTGCTGGGGCTGCGCGCCGAGCCCGTCGCCACCCAGGTGGTCGCCCGCGACCGGCTGGCTGCGCTGGCCGGGGCGCTGATCACCCTGGCCGGAGGGGTCGAGCGCTTCGCGCTGGAGATCCGCCACCTGCAGCGGAGCGAGCTGGGCGAGCTCTTCGAACCCTTCCGCGGCGGCCAGAAGGGGTCGTCGGCGATGCCGCACAAGCGCAACCCCGAGAAGGCGGAGCGGCTGACGGGGCTGGCGCGCCTGGTCCGGAACGAGGCGGCGGCGCTCTTCGAGGACCAGGCGCTCTGGCACGAGCGGGACATCAGCCACTCCTCGGTGGAGCGGGTGGTGCTGCCCGACCTCTTCGAGGCGCTGGACTACGCGCTCACCCTCCTCCGCCAGCTGGTGGAAGGGTGGGAGGTCCAGCCCGGCCGGATGCGCCGGAACCTGGAGGCGGGCGGCGGCCTGATCGCCTCGGAGCGGGTGCTGCTGGCACTGGTGGAGGCCGGCTGGAGCCGCGAGCGCGCCTACGAGCACGTCCAGCGAGCCGCCTTCCGCGCCTGGGAGCGGGGCGACGGCTTCCGGGCGGAGCTGGAGGCGGACGCGGAGGTGCGCGCCGCGCTGGACCCGAGCCGCCTCGACCGGCTCTTCGATCCCCGGGCGGGGCTCGGCCACGTGGACCAGCTCTTCCGCCGGGCGGGCATCGAGGCCGAGTAG
- a CDS encoding amidohydrolase family protein — protein sequence MAQAIERIFVAGAGQMGSGIAAAESGDPAWRGLAALPPELLAERAAEAARLGLPPVVHAIGDAAVDAALAAWEAVAPRLATARGRPRPRFRIVHAQVLRPDQMARMAAPGLVLDVQPGFVLTDSAWAEARLGAKRARTSYAWRSLLAAGARLAGGSDAPVESLRPLSGIDAAIRRPRSGPASPAREDPWFPAERLSPAQAFALYTEGGAWAAGLEDRFGRIEPGRAADMTILAFDPLRDPIPRQGGVLGTVVAGLPRPPAP from the coding sequence GTGGCGCAGGCGATCGAGCGCATCTTCGTCGCAGGGGCCGGCCAGATGGGGAGCGGCATCGCCGCGGCGGAGTCCGGCGACCCGGCCTGGCGCGGCCTGGCGGCGCTCCCGCCGGAGCTCCTGGCCGAGCGCGCCGCCGAGGCGGCCCGGCTCGGGCTCCCGCCCGTGGTCCACGCCATCGGCGACGCCGCGGTCGACGCGGCCCTCGCCGCCTGGGAGGCGGTGGCCCCCCGCCTGGCCACGGCCCGGGGGAGGCCGCGCCCGCGCTTCCGGATCGTCCACGCCCAGGTGCTCCGCCCCGACCAGATGGCACGGATGGCGGCGCCCGGCCTCGTCCTCGACGTCCAGCCCGGTTTCGTCCTCACCGACTCGGCCTGGGCCGAGGCGCGCCTGGGCGCGAAGCGGGCGCGGACGTCCTACGCCTGGCGCAGCCTCCTCGCCGCCGGCGCCCGCCTGGCGGGAGGCTCGGACGCTCCCGTGGAAAGCCTCCGCCCGCTGAGCGGGATCGACGCCGCCATCCGGCGCCCCCGTTCCGGCCCGGCCTCCCCGGCGCGAGAGGACCCCTGGTTCCCGGCGGAGCGGCTGAGCCCGGCCCAGGCCTTCGCCCTCTACACCGAAGGCGGTGCCTGGGCGGCGGGCCTGGAGGACCGCTTCGGCCGCATCGAGCCGGGCCGCGCGGCCGACATGACCATCTTGGCTTTCGATCCGCTTCGCGACCCCATCCCGCGGCAGGGGGGTGTGCTGGGAACCGTGGTCGCCGGGCTGCCGCGGCCGCCCGCGCCATGA